tttgaaaaaacttgaatcccctacacctaaggatgctttttggtgagtttggttgaaattggcctggtggttcatgagaagaagatgaaaatgtgaaaagtttacagacagacggacgccggacaaaatgtgatcagaaaagctcacttgagccttcggctcaggtgagctaaaaaatacattaaaaaaacaaaataaaatccctACCTACAGGTCTACCCTAATTTTCAAAGGAGTGTAACCGGAACaacacatattattttatttggcGTCAGTGACCATGACACTGTCATAATGACCTTAGTGTAGAATCATGGCACAAGTGACAGGTCTCAAAGGGCCAAGCAACCTTTGTGCAACATGTGCTTGTGCCAAGTGCACATGACCTTGTTTAAAAATTACATACTCCTCCAGTAATAAGGAAACTTTATATCAAGTGTGAGCATTTGATCTTTCTTTAATGCAGACAGAAGACCAACTTTAATTACACAATTACACAGACTGATGTACAGACATATACAGACTGATGTACATACATATCCAGACTGATGTACAGACATACACAGACTGATGTACAGACATATACAGACTGATGTACAGACATATACAGACTGATGTACAGACATACACAGACTGATGTACAGACATACACAGACTGATGTACAGACATACACAGACTGATGTACAGACATACACAGACTGATGTACAGACATACACAGACTGATGTACAGACATATACAGACTGATGTACAGACTGATGGACTGATGTACAGACATACACAGACTGATGTACAGACATATACAGACTGATGTACAGACTGATGGACTGATGTACAGACATACACAGACTGATGTACAGACATACACAGACTGATGTACAGACATATACAGACTGATGTACAGACTGATGTACAGACTGACAAATAGTGTGTTTGTATCCTCTCCACCCAAAATTCATGTGCTGGGcgtatatatacaatgatatttgCAAACTTACATGTGTGAGAAGATTaatgaatttattggttaaaaAACTTGCATAGGTGAATATATTAATGAATTTACTgggtaaaataaaattaatgtgtATCTTTCCAATATAAAtattagtttgaaatttgatcATACCCTGTTGATCAAGTAGTGCAGAATGTTGGGTTGGTTGTACATCACTGCAGTAAAGATGTAGGTTCTGTTATGACTATCTTTATAATGCGGATTTACAAGAGCAGTTGTGATGTAGTAATGTAGGACATCCACAAATCCGAGTCGGATGGCTTGAACCACTCTCTGATGGTGCACAGATTCCTTCGATGATGAGGAGAGAAGTGAGTGGTCTTGACTTGGTGAAACGTCTCTTTTCAAATTGCGATAAAAATTTACAACAGCCGTCCACACGCTTAGCAGTGTGAAGGACCTCATGGCCAGTATCCATTGTGCATACTGTTTGTTGCGCGTTGAACACTTCACATCAGACAGCACACGCTTGTAGCTTGTCTGTTTGTCGGATGACAATACATCCAAGTAGTCCAGAAACAAATACGGCCCTTTACTACTTAGTAGCATTCCAGGATACTCTCTAAAGAGAGCAGATATTAGACCGAGTATGTCCCGATTTGTAATCTTCCTCTGCTCTCGTCCAACAGTAAAAGCAAAGTTGGCCTCTTCCACAATAATCTCATATTCCAGttcaaaaatttcatttttctgttgATCTGGAAAGTCTGACAACCAAAAATGAGCAAACTGTACAAATTTTTCGGAATTCTGACAAAAATCACTTAAATTGTGAACATTTCCATTAGCACGACTCAGCCAGCTGGACACCACAGTGGCGTCGATGTAGCACATCATGTCGTCAAAGTTTGTAGTGCTAGCTTTTACTCTCTTGTCAACAACTGGTGAAGACACTTCATCAACATCTTGACTTTCAGAAATTATGGAACCATAAGAAGTGGAAGCTACTGGCGGTAACACTTCTGCTTTTGGCAGATCATAAGTCCCGGGAATAATGTCCAGCACGTGCGCTTGCTTCTTGTCTCTTTTTTTCCTCTTTTTCGGTTTTGTTCTTTTTGGGATGGCATCTGTCTCTACTGCAGTTTCTGGTGGTGTGCTGCTATTTGTTACGCACCCTGAATCGGGGGAAACATGGCGTTCAACAGACTGTGCACGTTTTGAACTATCTACAGAACTTGCACTACTGACAGAAAGTGCATCTAAGTCTTTTATTACAACTTCTtcatcagaaaatatttcttcatCACTGTCTCTCACTGTCAGTCTGGAGACACATATCAATTCCCTCAAGTCTCGCACACCTCGACTCATGGCGTTATATAATGATGATTATGTACATAAAATATCACAGATGTTTGGACGGAATTTGGTTAAATTATTATTGGAGCGAGTCACATGGTTACATGTGAATCTGGATCTCGACTCTCACTCTCACATCCAGCGCTAGGAATGAGCTGGTCAGCAGATACGGTAAGCAAAATTTGGACTGCCATGCAACACGGAAAAACAACAGCAAAATCCTGGACAAGCTCTTAGCAAAATTAGCATATGTCTGTGAAAGTGTCTGAAGAATCATCTGGTAGCTTTCAAAAATCTGTTTACCTGTAAAAGAAATGTGAGATTGACATTGATGTGAATTTCAGAATTGATGTATATATTGTAATCAAACAAGACCAAACTTAGGTCATCTTTGTTAGCCAAGAATGATGATAGAAACACGTGTATCATCACCCTTCACTAGCAAAGATGAACTCTAGTGAGAGCCTGCATCGCTGCACAACATCACCATCAAACAAAGaccacattttatttcatatatatgtacaatcacATGTAAAGTTTGACTGATCAATGGTGAATGAAATCTATTGCATTACAAATTGACACTTTGTACATACAACAGCATGCCATGATAAAAATGATGACGTTCCATGCGTGCTATTAAAAACAGGCAAGGAATTATTTCAATCATTGATGTTAACTCGCTGTTCTAAATTTCAATTAATTGAGCAACATCTTAGAGTCAAACCAGTTGCAGTTACACATTACACAAACTAAAATGGCAATAAAATACTGTAGGTGTACATCTTCTGTGTGTCTGCAGTTACTTTACATGGCTTAAATACTCTTATAATATCTAGTAATGAAAACCTCTAAATATGGAGTCACAATTATTGTAGTTAATTTGCGTTATTGACAGACAGGTAGATGGACAGATTTCCAGAATCTAGAGATTTCTTCCTTTATAAACAACTATGTAAAATATGAAGGGTGTatgtttaaaacttttcaaaatattgtgtcTCAATTAAAGTGTATTAAACTTGGGTTGAAGGTCtgctgtgaccttgacctttgaccacaaGATCTGTAGGTGTCTATCTTTAATCATCAATTAcctttgtatttttaaaatattgaaaacttaattatctccccttttaaacatttgaacaattttgaatccccaTTATCCAAGAATATTTTTtagcaagtttggttgaatttagccctgtggttctggagatgtAGTTAAAGTTTATAGATGGATTGGTGGACAGACCAACAACAGCCAacaagtgatcagaaaaactcacttgatcTTATAGCTGAGgtgagtaaaaaaaaacaacaaacaaaactaaAATACAACTATTCAATATCATGTcataatgaaaatgatgatGGACAGATCACATTCAATCTACTAATGGCAAGCTGCAGCCCACTGGCAGCATGCAAAGACGAAAATGGACAAGTTCTTTCAAGaaagaaaattgtcaaaatcattCCAAGATAAAAAGTGCATATCTTGCACTTGCAAtcaataatttgaatttatgtcatatttactgtaaatgttttaGGAGAACCAACGACTAAGAAATTAAAACAGAAGACCTTAATACTGTATCAAACAGGTTAGTTTTCACTTATTCACTTTTTTATGTTTGGTTTTTAAATGCTTATTCTTGATCCACTCCA
This genomic window from Ostrea edulis chromosome 4, xbOstEdul1.1, whole genome shotgun sequence contains:
- the LOC125672241 gene encoding uncharacterized protein LOC125672241, translated to MSRGVRDLRELICVSRLTVRDSDEEIFSDEEVVIKDLDALSVSSASSVDSSKRAQSVERHVSPDSGCVTNSSTPPETAVETDAIPKRTKPKKRKKRDKKQAHVLDIIPGTYDLPKAEVLPPVASTSYGSIISESQDVDEVSSPVVDKRVKASTTNFDDMMCYIDATVVSSWLSRANGNVHNLSDFCQNSEKFVQFAHFWLSDFPDQQKNEIFELEYEIIVEEANFAFTVGREQRKITNRDILGLISALFREYPGMLLSSKGPYLFLDYLDVLSSDKQTSYKRVLSDVKCSTRNKQYAQWILAMRSFTLLSVWTAVVNFYRNLKRDVSPSQDHSLLSSSSKESVHHQRVVQAIRLGFVDVLHYYITTALVNPHYKDSHNRTYIFTAVMYNQPNILHYLINRVKPPIDVNCAADTGNTPLHAAANNGNVNLVTILLQNPRIDINSKNHQCEDATPLHLAIMLGNSEVVEKLLKMGANMDLKMGDLSACDIARDFGHAELLPLLKS